A genomic region of Nymphaea colorata isolate Beijing-Zhang1983 chromosome 2, ASM883128v2, whole genome shotgun sequence contains the following coding sequences:
- the LOC116248810 gene encoding lipid phosphate phosphatase gamma-like, which yields MALKAISLTHVRYQRGDRLGLFLAWISLVPVFISLGGFFSHFIFRRELQAIFFALGLTISQFLNELIKKSVQQSRPDTCAALEACDSHGWPSSHSQYMFFFAVYFTLLRISRIRAAAAASVTGFGNSGWKFVIALIPWPLAVLTMYSRVYLGYHTVAQVVAGATLGIILGGIWYWMVNSVLVQYFPAIEETAICRYFYIKDTTHIPEVLKFEYDNARAARKAAFKRKESTD from the coding sequence ATGGCGTTGAAGGCGATAAGCCTAACGCATGTTCGCTACCAGAGAGGGGACAGGTTGGGGCTTTTCCTTGCTTGGATCTCTCTCGTCCCCGTCTTCATCAGCCTTGGTGGCTTCTTCTCCCACTTCATCTTCCGCCGCGAGCTCCAGGCCATCTTCTTTGCCCTCGGCCTCACCATTTCCCAATTCCTCAACGAGCTCATCAAGAAATCCGTCCAGCAATCGCGCCCTGACACCTGCGCCGCGCTTGAGGCCTGCGACTCCCATGGCTGGCCCTCCAGCCACTCCCAGTACATGTTCTTCTTCGCCGTCTACTTTACCCTCCTCAGGATCAGCCGCATCCGCGCCGCAGCCGCCGCTTCTGTCACTGGGTTCGGGAATTCCGGCTGGAAGTTCGTCATCGCCCTGATCCCTTGGCCTCTGGCCGTCCTCACCATGTATTCCAGGGTCTACTTGGGTTATCACACCGTCGCTCAGGTCGTCGCTGGAGCCACGCTCGGGATCATCCTCGGTGGGATCTGGTATTGGATGGTGAACTCTGTCCTTGTGCAGTACTTTCCAGCAATAGAAGAGACGGCGATCTGTCGGTACTTTTATATCAAAGATACGACCCACATACCGGAGGTGCTTAAGTTCGAGTATGACAATGCTAGGGCAGCAAGGAAGGCGGCGTTCAAGAGGAAGGAGTCGACCGATTGA